The DNA window GCGCCACCACCAGTTGCCATCGGTGAGGAAAGTCGTTGCGAACATGTGCATGAAAAATCTCCTAGCGCGAAGTCGAACGGGTGTCAATGCACTGCCTTGGCTCATGGGTATATCTGTTTCCATTTTGCCACGCCTGTGTTGATGAACCCGCATTGTTCAAGCGCCTTGCGAATCCGCCCCTGCTTGCGCAGTTGTTTCATGCCGCAATTGACGGCCTTGGCCAGCCGTGCGCCCATGGGGTGTTTTTTCGAGAACATGAAGTGCCTGCTGTGCGGGATGACGATCTTTACGCCCGGAACAGGATACAGCTTCACCCCATATGCCGTGAACGAAAAGTCGTGGTTCACATTCGCGAATTCCGCGATGATGAAATCTGTCCTGTGCCCGCCGACCACGCGGATCATGAGTTCATAGCGGGGGACCTTGGTGATCGTGTGTATGCCCATGGCGGTCAGGGTTTCGATGTCCCGTTGCCATGTCAGGTCCACGGCCGTGCTGAAAGTGCGTAGTTCCTTGAGCGAGCGGACGGCCATCAGGGCGGAGTTTTCCCGCAGCCCGTAGATACCTTTTTCAAACTCGCCCTTTCGCACCACCGGGGGAGACATGATCACCGTGTCGTCGAATTCGTTTTGCCACATGTCGCTGGCAAAGGCCGCGGCCTTGCCCTGCTTGACCAAAAGCATCGCCCTGCCCGGGTTCGGAGACTCCAGCACGTTGACCTCAAAGGGCATGCCGCCGATTCTGGCGGCCTGTTGCATGAGCACCAGCGAGGTCACGCCACGGGTCGTTCCCGCAAAATCGTCAATCGAATAAGGAGAGCCGCCGTGCCTGTTCAGAAAATCCTTGTAGCTGTATGCATAGTCCTGCGAAGCGGCAATGGGTAATACGAGAGGCTCGGCAGATGCCGAAATTGACGCTGCAAGGATGAGCAGTGCGAGTATGCAGGCGCATGGTTTGAACACCCAATCGGCATAGCACGGCTTTTTGGAATTCGCCATAGGTCTATTCGACGATGAAGGTGTCGGGTCAGCCCTGTGCATTGCGTCGCTTTGCGGCCCGTTTTTCCAGCGCGTGGAGCCGGGTTCTGGCCTTCCACGACAGGGGGCTGAGCCGCGATTTGATGCGTCTGCGGATGGTGTGCAGGGTTCCGGCCTTGTCCAGCGCCTTGGGCTTGGAAACGGCCGAGGGTTTGGGCATGTAGGATTCCAGCAGGGCCATGGCCGCGGATTCGTCGCCCCGGATGAGCGCGTCGGCCAGTTCGGGCATGTGCTTGCGGCATTTGAGTTCCGGGGCCATGAACTGCGGGGTGAACCATTGCGGGTCCAGACCGTTGAACGCTGCAAGGCTGTGTTCAAGCCAGCGTTTTGCCCAGTGGTCGTCCGTGGATTCGATGCGGGCCGCGAACTTCAAGGTGTCGCGCAGGTAGTTTTCCTGCAGGTATTTGACCATGGGCTTGATACGGCCCTCGTTGCTCAAAAACGCGGTCACGTCCTTGAAGTGGGCGAACTGGTGTTCCACCAGCCCTTCCATGCTCACGGAATTGCTCTTGTGTTCCTGACGGAAGTAATAGAAGAAGTCCGGGCATTGGGAAAAATGGCCCACGCGGCTCAGGGCCTGATACATGAAACAGACGTCCTGACTGTATTTGTAGTGGGCGTGGCGGAAACCGTTGCGCCGCAGGAAGTCGAGGTTGAATATCCAGCGCCAGACCACCTTGCATTTCCAGTAGTCCGGGTTGTCGAAAGTGGTGCGCGCCACGGGCTTGAGGTGGAAATAGCGGCGGGTGTTGAAGGTCGTGTCCGAAAACACGACGGCATTACCGCAGACCATGTCCACGTTGTCGCGCTCGGCCACGCCGAGCATGTTTCTTGCGGCGTGGCGGTCCAGAAAATCGTCCGCGTCCAGCCAGGTGATGAATGTGCCGTTGGCGTTGTCCTGCCCGGTCTGGCGGGCCTTGCCCAAGCCCCCGTTGGGCTGGTGGATGACCCGGATTCTGGGGTCGGCCTTGGCGTAGAAATCCGCTATTTCACCGCTGCGGTCCGTGGAGCCGTCGTCAATGACCAGCGCCTCCACGTCGGGTTCGCTTTGTTGCAGGACGGATTCGAGCGTGACCGGAAGCCAGCGCTCCATGTTGTAGCAGGGTATGGCAAAAGTGATTTTGGGCATGTTTTCGTTGTGGTCGCGGTTTATCGTGCTAGGGCTGGATTGCACACAATCCGATGAAAGGCAATGGCCGGAGCCGTTGCGGACCGGGCGGAGCTTCCTGTTGCCTTCGGTCACGGACAAGGGTAGGCCATGAAGTGAAAATTGGTGATAATAGCGGGCAACCGGTTTTATTTGCGGATGAACTCTTTTTTCGGGAAAATGCATGAACGGCAGTGAACGAACCCTGGCCGAGTTGGGTTGGACGGATTATTTCAAACAACAGTGTACCGGGCAGGAACTGGAAGACATGCTGCCTGCGCGCGTGGTCTCCATGCACCGGGGCCACGTGGTGGTTTCCACGGGCCAAGGCGAACACCTGCTGCCCGTGGCAGACAAGGGCATTCTTAAGCTCAACGAGCAGCCCGCCGTGGGCGATTGGGTGTTGCTGGAAAAGAGCACCATGCTGCCCGCCCGTCTTTTGCCGCGCGCCAGCGTGTTCAAGCGCCTTGCGCCGGGCGCAGGGCGGGGCGTGCAGCCCATTGCCGCCAACATCGACACCGTGTTCATTGTTTCCTCCTGCACTGCGGAGTTCAATCTCAACCGGCTGGAGCGGTATCTGTGCCTTGCGCTAGATTCCGGGGTCGAGCCGGTGGTGGTGCTGACCAAGGCCGACCTGGCGCGGGAGAGCGGTGGCGACAGCCCGCAGGATTACTGCCGCCGGGCCGAAACCATTCGTCCGGGCATGCCGGTGGTGGCCGTGAACGGCCATGACCTCGAAAGCGTGAAGGCTCTGGAACCGTGGTGCAGACCCGGGCAGACCATTGTGCTGCTCGGTTCCTCGGGCGTGGGCAAGACCACGCTGGTCAACGCCCTGAAGGGAAAGGGCGAGCACAGGACCGGGCATGTGCGCAAGGGCGACGGCAAGGGCCGCCACACAACCACCCGGCGCACCCTGCACGTGCTGTCGTCAGGTGTTTTGCTGGTGGACGTTCCCGGCATACGCGAACTGCAGTTGCACGACTGCCGGGACGGCATCGAGCGCGCCTTTGCCGACATCGTGGAACTGGAAGGGCAGTGCCGTTTTGCGGATTGCAGGCATGAAAACGAGCCGGATTGCGCGGTGGGCGCTGCCTTGAAACAGGGCGAAGTGGATCCGAGAAGGACAGAGAATTACCGCAAGCTCCTTGAAGAAGCGGACGAGGGCCTGCAGGCCGCATCGGGCAAGCAGCGCCGCAATGCCGCGCGGGCTGCGGCGGCCAGACGCAGGGGTGCTGGCCGGAAACCGGCGAAAAAGCGCCGCTGATATTTTTCATGAACGGAGACCACGCATGAAGATCGCTGTTCCGAGCACAAAGCCGGATTTGACCGGACAGGTGGAGCACAAACTGGGCACGGCTTCCCACCTGCTGCTGGTGGATTCCGAGGACATGTCCTTTGAGGCCGTGGACGGCCCCGGCGATTCTTCGGGACCGGGGGCCGGGGTGGAAGCCCTGTCCGTTATGGTGGGCATGGGCGCGCAGGCCCTGCTGGTGGGCCACATTGCCCCGCACATTGCCGCGGCCCTGCAAAAGAAGGGCATTGTGGCCGAGGTCCGCGTTTCCGGCCCGGTGCGTGAGGCGGTGGAACGTTTCATGAGCACGCGTGGTGAATGTACCGGGCCGGAAAATGACGAATCCGGCCAACAGGCTTCACGGCCCGGCAGGGGCGACGGGCGCGGCGAAACCCCGAACCTGTGGCAGGACGCCTTTGTGCGCGGGCTGCGCCAGTTCACCACCATGCTGCCCATGCTCGTGGGCGTGATCCTTTTGCTGGGCCTGTTTCGCGGCCTGTTCCCGGACCGGGCCATTCTGGAGCTGCTGTCCGGCTCCATGCTGCATAACTCCTTTGTGGCTGCCTGCATGGGCAGCCTGCTGACCGGCAATCCGGTCAACAGCTACGTGATCGGCGAAAACCTGCTGGGCATCGGGGTCAGCGTTTCCGGCGTTGCCGCGCTCATGCTGGCCTGGGTCAACGTGGGGCTGGTGCAACTGCCCATGGAGGCTTCGGCACTGGGCTGGCGTTTTGCGGCCGTACGCATGGTTGCGGGCTTTTTCATGGCTGTGGGCATGGGAGTGGCCGTGGCCGTGGTCATGGGCCTTTTCCCGGGAGCGGCATCATGAATATTTTGTCCTCCATGCCCAAATGGCTGCGCGGTTGGCTGTTCCCGCTGGGTGTCTGCGTGCTGTATGGCATTGTCATGGCTGTGGACCCGGAAGCCGCGCGCCGCGGCATGCACATGAGCGGAACGCTTTTCCGGCAGGTGGGCAGGCCCATTTTCATGGCGCTGGGCATCATGGTGCTGCTGAACCGTTTTCTGTCGCCGGTGATGATTTCCCGGTTCATGGGCAAAAGCTCCGGGGCGTGGGGCATGTTTCTCTCCACTACCGCGGGCGTGTTGTCCATGGGGCCGATCTATGCGTGGTATCCCCTGTTCAAGGCTCTGCGCGACAAGGGGGCTTCCGCCTTTCATGTGGCCAACTTCATGTCCTGCCGGGCCATCAAGCCCGTCTTCTTTCCGGTGATCGTGGCCTATTTCGGCGTGCGGTTTTCCGTGCTTTTCGTGCTGGCCAACCTGTTGGGCGCGTGGCTTGTGGCCTGGGTGGTGAACATGGCCTGCGCGGGGCGCTGGGAGCCGCCGCAGGAGACTGAATAGCGGCCCTGATTTTGAATCAATCGGTTATGACAACGCCGTCCCTGAATGAATCCGGGACGGCGTTGTTGTTTTGCGGCTGGTTTTTTGAACGATCAGATTTCGCTGAGGGGCCATGAACAGGTATAGATGTTCATGGTGTCTTGGCGTATGCGGCCCACAAGGGTGATGTCGCGCTCCAAGGCCCGATGCACCGCGGAACTGGTGGCTACGGAAAAGCCGCACAGGATGGGTATGCCCACGGTGTCGGCCTTGTTGACCAGTTCCAGCGCCAGTCGCGACGAGAGCATGGCGATGCTGGCCCTGTGCAGCTGCCCCTCGTGCATGGCCCGTCCCACGGCCTTGTCGAACGCGTTGTGGCGGCTCACGTCCTCGCCGAATGCCACCAGTTCCCCGTTCAGGGAGAACAGGGCCGCAGCATGGGACGCGCCCGTGTTGCGGAACAGCTGCTGGCGGCGTTCGAAGGCGTGCTTGAATTCAAAGAAACGGTGCATGTCCACCGCTCCCCGCCGTGGGCGGGGCGGCATACATCGTGTACGGTTGCCGGGCGGAGTGAAGAGCACGTCGGCCCGGTCCGGACCGGCCGTGATGGTGATGTCCAGAACTTCTTCGCGGCTTTGGATGATCCCCCGGCACAGCAGGTGTCCGGCCACGAGATTTTCGTCGTCTCCGGGCGTGCGCTCCAGCTGCATGGTTTCCATTCCGGGAACATGGATGCGCAGGGGTTCCTCAACGGCCACCATGTCCGGCACCCGTTGCAGCATGCCGCAATCATAGCGGTGCAGCGTGGTGGGGCGCAGGAAATTCGAGGCCTGATGCGCTGGGAAACCCGTGTGTCGTATGCCGGGAGAATTGCTCATGCGATTGCTCCGTTGCTGTGCTTCAGGATTCGATGCTGTTCCAGGTGGTCTTGACCATGGGGGCCAGCTTTTTGTCCCGAGCAATGACGTTCAGGTGGATGAGCCCCAGTTGCACGGCGTCCATCTGCGGCACGGGATCACATTCGCGCAGGTCGATGCACAGGCAGTATGTGCCGCATTTCTGGCAGGCCTCGATGCGTTCGTGTTTGGCGTCCTCGGCATAGAACAGTTCGCGTGTTTTCGAGTCCGTATTGCCGCAGGCCGGACAGGTGTCGCGGCGGAAGGCCCAGTCGTGCCCGCACAGGGAGCAGTGCAGATGCTTTTTGCCGCCGCCGCCCACCAGCTGGTCCAGCCCGAGCTGCTCCTTGCGGGAAAGATAGGCAATGGACGGCAGGGAGCCGCAGATCGGACAATGTCCCTTGTCCCACGGTACGTCGGACAGGGATTTGTTGAGCTTTTTGGCCACCCCGGAAAGCACCGGGCCGAGAATGTTTTCCGCAATGGCGAACAGCACGGGCGCGGGTGTTTCCTCCATGGTTTTGGCAACGTCGTCAAAGGTCTTTTGGTCACCGCCCAGACGCGCTTCGGCCAGTCGTGCCAACGTGGCCCCGTCCAACGGGTCCGTACAGTCCTTCTTGCCGGGCCATGCCTCGTCCGGAATCATTTCCTTGAGCAGGGGCAGCATTTCCTTGGCGGCCGTTTCCAGCTGGGGAATCCAATGCTCGCAGGAAATGCCTGCCAGCACGTGGACTTCCTGGCCAAGCCGGGCAGCGTCGACTTCGGGAACGAAAATGTCCTGCGCAGCAAATGTTTCGGCAAGTTCGGCCTGTTTGGCCATGAGCGGCGAAAATGTTTTCACGAGATCGGCATAGGCCGGTTTGGTGCGTGCGATGGATTCGAGGGTGGTTGCAACGGCTTTGCTTGCGGGGGCGGCCATGAGATTCCTCCGGTGGTCATCTGTTCCCGAGGGGGGGGGGCGCGGACCGCCGACCCGTTGCCGACGGCCCGCGCGATTACCTTGATCGGTAAACGTGCTGCCTTTTTCAGTAACGCCCGAATCCGTTGTTTCGGTCCGGGCCTTCAAATCAGTCAGTCCGGCATGTCGTGTTGCGCCAAAGACATGTCTTCGGAAAATTTGTCCGGCACAAAGGGCAGGTAGCGTCGGCTGCTCAGCAGCGCGAAGTCTTCCACTTCCCGGAACCACTGGGTGAACTGCATGACCAGCTCGTGGGCGAAGGGGGTCAGGCTCGCGCCCGACCTTCTACAGTTGCCCCGGTCAATGAGGTCCGTGCCCAGCAGTTCTTCGGTCTTTTTTATTTTTCCCCATGCCCCGCGGTAGGACATGCCGAGCTCGGCGGCCGCGGCCTTGAGCGAGCCGTGGCGTTCGATCTCGCGCAGGAGCATGAGCCTGCCCATGCCGAAGAGCACTCCCTCGCCCGTTTCCAGCCACAGGTGCATGCGCATGGTCGGCGGTTGCGGTGCCATTTGCGTGCCGTGTTGTTTGTCGACTGTTTTTTTCGTCATGATGCCTGCCTCCGGGAGACCGCTTGGCGCCGGTTTGGGGTGCTTGGGGCGACCCTGATTTTGAAATAGGTTTTCAGGTATTTTTTCACAACAAAACGGTATTTGCCCTCGATTCGGCACCATCTTGCTGTAAGGGTGGTTTGTCTGCCAGACTGAGTTTGTTACTCAACCTGCGGGCCTCCCGCCCGATGCGGGCGACCTCAGGCAGCCGATAAAGGCCCGATTGCAGCGTTGTTGCAAAAAGACCAATCCCTCGCGTACGCGGGGTACGCGTCGGGCCTGTTCTTTTTTTTCGCCTTGCTCTCGGACCTTTCTCCACTGCCAGCCAGATTGAGTTTTTTACTCAATCTGCGGACCGCCCGCCCGATGCGGGCGACCTCAGGCAGCCGATAAAGGTTCGATTGCAGCGTTGTTGCAAAAAGACCAATCCCTCGCGTACGGGGGGTACGCGTCGGGCCTGTTCTTTTTTTTTGCCTTGCTCTCGGACCTTTCTCCACTGCCAGCCAGATTGAGTTTTTTACTCAATCTGCGGGCCGCCCGCCCGATGCGGGCGGCCCTGTGAGGGAGGGGTTCTTCGCCGGTCATGCCTGCTTGGTCATCCGCGAGAAGGGACGCGCGAATTTGGCCAGGAACTCCTTGCGGTCCATGCCCGTTCCGGCCGCGGAAGCGACCGTGAACTCATGGTAGTTCTCCGGCTCGTCGATGAGCAGGTAGATGACGTTGACATC is part of the Pseudodesulfovibrio senegalensis genome and encodes:
- a CDS encoding amino acid ABC transporter substrate-binding protein, whose amino-acid sequence is MANSKKPCYADWVFKPCACILALLILAASISASAEPLVLPIAASQDYAYSYKDFLNRHGGSPYSIDDFAGTTRGVTSLVLMQQAARIGGMPFEVNVLESPNPGRAMLLVKQGKAAAFASDMWQNEFDDTVIMSPPVVRKGEFEKGIYGLRENSALMAVRSLKELRTFSTAVDLTWQRDIETLTAMGIHTITKVPRYELMIRVVGGHRTDFIIAEFANVNHDFSFTAYGVKLYPVPGVKIVIPHSRHFMFSKKHPMGARLAKAVNCGMKQLRKQGRIRKALEQCGFINTGVAKWKQIYP
- a CDS encoding winged helix-turn-helix domain-containing protein; translation: MTKKTVDKQHGTQMAPQPPTMRMHLWLETGEGVLFGMGRLMLLREIERHGSLKAAAAELGMSYRGAWGKIKKTEELLGTDLIDRGNCRRSGASLTPFAHELVMQFTQWFREVEDFALLSSRRYLPFVPDKFSEDMSLAQHDMPD
- a CDS encoding formate dehydrogenase accessory sulfurtransferase FdhD; its protein translation is MSNSPGIRHTGFPAHQASNFLRPTTLHRYDCGMLQRVPDMVAVEEPLRIHVPGMETMQLERTPGDDENLVAGHLLCRGIIQSREEVLDITITAGPDRADVLFTPPGNRTRCMPPRPRRGAVDMHRFFEFKHAFERRQQLFRNTGASHAAALFSLNGELVAFGEDVSRHNAFDKAVGRAMHEGQLHRASIAMLSSRLALELVNKADTVGIPILCGFSVATSSAVHRALERDITLVGRIRQDTMNIYTCSWPLSEI
- a CDS encoding formate dehydrogenase accessory protein FdhE; protein product: MAAPASKAVATTLESIARTKPAYADLVKTFSPLMAKQAELAETFAAQDIFVPEVDAARLGQEVHVLAGISCEHWIPQLETAAKEMLPLLKEMIPDEAWPGKKDCTDPLDGATLARLAEARLGGDQKTFDDVAKTMEETPAPVLFAIAENILGPVLSGVAKKLNKSLSDVPWDKGHCPICGSLPSIAYLSRKEQLGLDQLVGGGGKKHLHCSLCGHDWAFRRDTCPACGNTDSKTRELFYAEDAKHERIEACQKCGTYCLCIDLRECDPVPQMDAVQLGLIHLNVIARDKKLAPMVKTTWNSIES
- a CDS encoding glycosyltransferase family 2 protein; the encoded protein is MPKITFAIPCYNMERWLPVTLESVLQQSEPDVEALVIDDGSTDRSGEIADFYAKADPRIRVIHQPNGGLGKARQTGQDNANGTFITWLDADDFLDRHAARNMLGVAERDNVDMVCGNAVVFSDTTFNTRRYFHLKPVARTTFDNPDYWKCKVVWRWIFNLDFLRRNGFRHAHYKYSQDVCFMYQALSRVGHFSQCPDFFYYFRQEHKSNSVSMEGLVEHQFAHFKDVTAFLSNEGRIKPMVKYLQENYLRDTLKFAARIESTDDHWAKRWLEHSLAAFNGLDPQWFTPQFMAPELKCRKHMPELADALIRGDESAAMALLESYMPKPSAVSKPKALDKAGTLHTIRRRIKSRLSPLSWKARTRLHALEKRAAKRRNAQG
- a CDS encoding NifB/NifX family molybdenum-iron cluster-binding protein, which gives rise to MKIAVPSTKPDLTGQVEHKLGTASHLLLVDSEDMSFEAVDGPGDSSGPGAGVEALSVMVGMGAQALLVGHIAPHIAAALQKKGIVAEVRVSGPVREAVERFMSTRGECTGPENDESGQQASRPGRGDGRGETPNLWQDAFVRGLRQFTTMLPMLVGVILLLGLFRGLFPDRAILELLSGSMLHNSFVAACMGSLLTGNPVNSYVIGENLLGIGVSVSGVAALMLAWVNVGLVQLPMEASALGWRFAAVRMVAGFFMAVGMGVAVAVVMGLFPGAAS
- the rsgA gene encoding ribosome small subunit-dependent GTPase A, encoding MNGSERTLAELGWTDYFKQQCTGQELEDMLPARVVSMHRGHVVVSTGQGEHLLPVADKGILKLNEQPAVGDWVLLEKSTMLPARLLPRASVFKRLAPGAGRGVQPIAANIDTVFIVSSCTAEFNLNRLERYLCLALDSGVEPVVVLTKADLARESGGDSPQDYCRRAETIRPGMPVVAVNGHDLESVKALEPWCRPGQTIVLLGSSGVGKTTLVNALKGKGEHRTGHVRKGDGKGRHTTTRRTLHVLSSGVLLVDVPGIRELQLHDCRDGIERAFADIVELEGQCRFADCRHENEPDCAVGAALKQGEVDPRRTENYRKLLEEADEGLQAASGKQRRNAARAAAARRRGAGRKPAKKRR